The Synergistaceae bacterium genome includes the window CGCAATTATACGAGGGGGGGGGGGGGGTATTGTCAATAGCTGAATTTATGCAATTTTTCACGAACTCGTAATATAATAATAAAAAATTTAACAGGAGGCTTCATATAATGAAAGCTCATACAATAGCACGGCATTATTTCTTTCTTGTTATATTGATTCTTGCGATGATTTTAGGCGCAGTTACGGGATATGTGTATCCTGATTTTGCGAAAAGTATTTCATTTCTAGGGACTATATTTATCCGTATGATGTTCTGTATAGTTGTGCCGATGGTGTTCGCTTCTATATCGGGAGCAGTGGCCGGCACCGGGAGTCTTAAGCGTTCAGGCAAAATTATTTGGACGACAATAATAACGTTTATAATAACCGGAGCAGTTGCAGCAATAATTTATTTTTCTCTTGTCATGGTATTCCCGCCCGTCTTGAAAGCATGGACAAATATAGCGCGTGAAGAAATCGGGAGTTATGCGAGTCTTACTCAATTAGTAACTAACTTTTTCACAGTTGATGACTTTATAGGACTCTTGAGTCGCCGGGCAATGCTGCCTTTAATAATTTTCTCGTTATTATTCGGATTCTCTGTGAACTTGAGCGGACAAGCCGGTGAACCTGTAAAAAAATTTCTTGAGAGCCTGACAACCGTAATGCTTAAATTTGTGAATATAATTACATATTATGCTCCTGTAGCGTTTTTTGCCATATTTGCGGATTTAGTAGCGACTTACGGGCCTCAGATTTCAGAATCATATGCGAGGGCGTTATTATTATATTATCCTGTGTGCTTTATTTATATATTCACAGCTTGGCCTATCATGGCATTTATCGGAGGCGGAAGCAAGGGAGTCCGCGAAATGTTTGCGCATATAACTGGTCCGGCTGTAGTCTCGCTTGGTACGTGTTCGAGCATTGCTACAATTCCTACAAATATGGAAGCCGCAGCAAGTACAGGAATTCCCAAGGACGTATCAGATATAGTATTG containing:
- a CDS encoding dicarboxylate/amino acid:cation symporter, which produces MMKAHTIARHYFFLVILILAMILGAVTGYVYPDFAKSISFLGTIFIRMMFCIVVPMVFASISGAVAGTGSLKRSGKIIWTTIITFIITGAVAAIIYFSLVMVFPPVLKAWTNIAREEIGSYASLTQLVTNFFTVDDFIGLLSRRAMLPLIIFSLLFGFSVNLSGQAGEPVKKFLESLTTVMLKFVNIITYYAPVAFFAIFADLVATYGPQISESYARALLLYYPVCFIYIFTAWPIMAFIGGGSKGVREMFAHITGPAVVSLGTCSSIATIPTNMEAAASTGIPKDVSDIVLPLGATMHMDGSCFSCVLKIAFVMGVLGQPLTWADLPLIVLVAVFSSVGMSGVPGGGYIGEYIICSLFFANYMELAFPILVAIGNLVDPPATMINAAGDYVVSFIVSRFVDGPDWIKRA